A section of the Branchiostoma lanceolatum isolate klBraLanc5 chromosome 19, klBraLanc5.hap2, whole genome shotgun sequence genome encodes:
- the LOC136425104 gene encoding proteasome subunit beta type-4-like — MAAEQFGFSGELWGNGPSPGGFYRTPGGTTTPQHGPTKHTLHPMTMGTSVLGVKFDGGVVVAADMLGSYGSLARYRNISRVMKVNNTTVLAGAGDYADYQFLKEVLDQKIIDDELLGDGHSFSPKAIFSWLTRVMYNRRTRFNPLWNQMVIGGFHNGEPFLGYVDKIGVAYEAPTIATGMGAYMAQPLLRDALEKKPNMSQAEALALLEKCLKVLFYRDARSFNKFEFAIVTEAGVEILKPRSAEANWSIAHLIKGYE, encoded by the exons ATGGCTGCTGAACAGTTTGGATTTTCTGGTGAACTTTGGGGAAACGGCCCGAGCCCTGGCGGGTTTTACCGGACGCCTGGCGGGACAACAACCCCGCAGCATGGACCTACCAAGCATACGCT gCATCCCATGACCATGGGCACCTCTGTGTTGGGGGTGAAGTTTGACGGCGGAGTGGTGGTAGCGGCCGACATGCTCGGCTCCTACGGTTCACTGGCACGGTATCGTAACATCTCCCGCGTCATGAAGGTCAACAACACGACGGTCCTTGCCGGGGCAGGCGACTACGCTGACTACCAGTTCCTCAAGGAAGTCCTGGATCAAAAAAT CATTGATGACGAGTTGCTAGGCGACGGCCACTCCTTCTCGCCTAAGGCCATCTTCTCGTGGTTGACGCGTGTGATGTACAACCGTAGAACACGGTTCAACCCGCTCTGGAACCAGATGGTCATTGGTGGATTCCACAACGGAGAGCC GTTCCTGGGCTATGTAGACAAGATAGGAGTTGCCTACGAAGCACCTACAATAGCAACAGGCATGGGGGCATATATGGCACAG CCACTTCTAAGAGATGCCCTGGAGAAGAAGCCGAACATGTCCCAGGCGGAGGCCCTGGCGTTACTGGAAAAATGTCTGAAGGTCTTGTTCTACAGGGATGCCCGGTCCTTTAACAAG TTTGAGTTTGCGATAGTGACAGAGGCAGGAGTGGAGATCCTAAAGCCGAGGTCAGCAGAGGCCAACTGGAGCATCGCACATCTCATCAA GGGATACGAGTGA
- the LOC136425102 gene encoding meiosis-specific nuclear structural protein 1-like: MASLRRGMDQAYQDRMRTENRRQEELREDRMKMLSQDRLLAANMASDDRVENKRFIRRMQQEQTEREMEDSLAKAEESRKLREQQMEQEERLALEMERIKLETMRDEKMRQQIRENSLELRELEQKLKAGYLNKERAAQLAEKEAIKYDKMSREAEIAQLMKEESERASKLELEQEEARYLEKIRYQQELERQLEEQEQKKQQAYEEFLKEKLMIDEIVRKIYEEDQREMEMKFEKQRATQRFIEEFKTKREDWKRLERERMEEENRRILEFASVQQAREEQRMAEMKEREEAKAKVQSQLAKKVAAAKEEQEEMERIRMELYLEEQEEAERQKEMDEFERRIRQRLELQKTHREQLEYKRLRQEAEREEEEEFRQQMLSKFAEDDRIEQMNAQKRRMKQLEHKRAVEKLIDDRRKQFAEDRERELAARMEEEQAQAFRRQIIEEERQKLLREHAERLLGYLPKGVLRDEGDLNMFDEKFRKAYTERQIDPYADMWE, from the exons ATG GCATCATTAAGACGCGGTATGGACCAGGCGTACCAGGACCGCATGCGGACAGAGAACCGTCGCCAGGAGGAGCTGCGAGAGGACCGGATGAAGATGCTGTCCCAGGACCGCCTCCTCGCCGCCAACATGGCTTCCGATGATCGTGTGGAGAACAAACGTTTCATCCGAAGAATGCAACAGGAACAGACGGAGAGGGAGATGGAGGATTCACTCGCTAAG GCGGAGGAGTCCCGTAAGCTCCGTGAGCAGCAGATGGAACAGGAGGAGCGCCTGGCGCTGGAGATGGAGCGGATCAAACTGGAGACCATGAGAGACGAGAAGATGAGACAACAGATCAGGGAAAACAG TTTGGAGCTGCGTGAGTTAGAACAAAAGCTGAAGGCAGGATACCTGAACAAGGAGAGAGCTGCACAACTGGCAGAGAAAGAAGCCATCAAGTACGACAAAATG TCCAGAGAGGCAGAGATTGCGCAGCTGATGAAGGAAGAGTCTGAGCGTGCGTCGAAGTTGGAGCTGGAGCAGGAGGAGGCGCGGTACCTGGAGAAGATCCGCTACCAACAGGAGCTGGAGAGGCAGCTGGAGGAGCAGGAGCAGAAGAAACAGCAGGCTTACGAGGAGTTCCTCAAG GAGAAGCTGATGATCGATGAGATCGTGCGTAAGATCTATGAGGAGGACCAGCGCGAGATGGAGATGAAGTTTGAGAAGCAGCGCGCCACGCAGCGCTTCATTGAGGAGTTCAAGACCAAACGGGAGGACTGGAAACGGCTGGAGCGCGAGAGAATGGAGGAGGAGAacaggag AATCCTGGAGTTTGCGTCGGTTCAGCAGGCGCGGGAAGAACAGCGTATGGCGGAGATGAAAGAACGAGAGGAAGCCAAGGCCAAAGTACAGTCTCAG CTCGCAAAGAAGGTTGCGGCAGCGAaggaggagcaggaggagaTGGAGCGAATCCGGATGGAGCTGTACCTGGAGGAGCAGGAGGAGGCGGAGCGACAGAAGGAGATGGACGAGTTCGAGCGCCGCATCAGACAGAGGCTAGAGCTGCAGAAAACTCACCGCGAACAGCTGGAGTACAAGAGACTCCGGCAAGAG GCGGAGagagaggaggaagaggagttCCGTCAGCAGATGTTGTCGAAGTTTGCGGAGGACGACAGAATCGAACAGATGAACGCGCAGAAGAGACGCATGAAGCAGCTGGAGCACAAACGCGCTGTGGAGAAACTCATCGACGACAGAAGGAAACAATTCGCCGAGGACAGG GAGCGTGAGTTGGCCGCGCGAATGGAGGAGGAGCAGGCGCAGGCCTTCCGCCGCCAGATCATCGAGGAGGAGCGACAGAAACTTCTCCGAGAGCACGCAGAGAGGCTGCTGGGATACCTGCCAAAG